Proteins from one Microbacterium sp. Root553 genomic window:
- a CDS encoding carboxylesterase family protein, whose product MDQSANRTHVEVSTPVGTVRGTSDGMTDRFLGIPYAAAPTGSLRLAAPSSVEPWGDVLDATEPGATPLRAEVADLFTSIPEPAVPGSSILNASVFTPSVRDGVELLPVMVWIHGGGYIGGSPASPWYDGAEFVRRGIVTVNLSYRLGVDGFGSLDGAPTNRGMRDLVAGLRWVRDHIASFGGDPERVTVAGQSAGGGAVLTLMACPEASGLFSAGIALSPAVGDVPLVRSREATNTVATALGIPPTRHDFSQIDESVVERVRIDVEDIDWSDSMALARSFLDPGMAFAPVIDGDLLPHGALWPAGIANGAEKPLLLGATDGEFSDIFSKSEDLDGRNPAHMLRELGISDHAATRILRDHASDSPARVLGRAVTDLVFRGPVAHIARERARRGAQTWLYDFARPPMGHDITPHCADVPAFFAVGDTHLGSAADGTDFFDDAVTFIKTRRAPWSPFTLADSVTKVYGRPSTVVVGHPWPQGPAATRGDALDAHLRCLLERLTLERKVELLTGSTFWSTAAIEEVGLRSMVLSDGPSGVRGEWWDERDPSVSFPSATALSASWNTDLARRYGEHAAKEARRKGVDVVLGPTINLHRSPLGGRSFESFSEDPLLTSDLAAAYVDGVQSRGVGATPKHFVANDFETDRLTASVTVSDRALRELYLRAFEGPVRDSKAWLVMSAYNAINGVTATESPLLQEILSDEWGFDGVVVSDWGAVRSVAAARGRQDLVMPGPEGPWGAALIAAVGAGDIPVRDIDQKVLRILLLAVRVGALDSVSPMAADHVAEDSISFVREAAASGMVLVHNTVRDTTPTLPLSRRHGSRIAVCGQAARYPRIQGGGSATVLPEEVISPLEGISRAAHGASVTYAPGVAIADDLLDFPLERINVPGTTQNGVLVQLMADGREIHREIRGANMLVDLDPEAPLSDADMVVVTTEFTPGDTGWMPIGFAAAGRTVLSVNGRTVLDATLEVDGIELGASFLSPPIASWLNEIPGKVLLRYEHHLSTRPSDLFFSFAYGLDASSDGDRLIVDAVAAARDADVAVVVVGTNSRVEAEGSDRTDLSLPGRQDELVRSVAATGTPTVVVVNSGAPVLLPWRREVDAIVLSWFGGQEYGHALADVLFGDREPTGRLPMTWPDGMGDVPVLDVKPRDGVLRYDEGVYIGYRAWLRNAVRPAYPFGFGLGYTTFEMSAELCEGGDAGTILLDVFVQNTGDRDGRHVIQVYVAGGPEELDLPARRLVAFQGVVLAAGERRHVPVEVDRRSFAYWDSEKNGWVDPDGPLRLIVARSAEDEGVEIPLPD is encoded by the coding sequence ATGGATCAGTCCGCGAATCGCACCCATGTTGAAGTATCCACGCCGGTTGGGACGGTTCGCGGGACGAGCGACGGCATGACCGACCGCTTCCTGGGCATCCCCTACGCTGCGGCGCCGACAGGATCGCTGCGCCTGGCGGCACCGTCATCTGTCGAGCCATGGGGCGATGTCCTGGATGCCACGGAGCCCGGTGCCACGCCGCTGAGGGCTGAGGTGGCGGACTTGTTCACCTCGATCCCTGAGCCTGCGGTGCCGGGAAGCTCGATCTTGAACGCATCCGTTTTCACACCTAGCGTTCGAGACGGCGTCGAACTCCTCCCGGTCATGGTCTGGATCCATGGTGGCGGATACATCGGTGGGAGTCCGGCCAGCCCCTGGTATGACGGTGCTGAATTCGTTCGCCGCGGCATCGTGACGGTCAACCTGTCTTACCGATTGGGGGTTGACGGCTTCGGATCTCTGGACGGGGCGCCGACGAATCGTGGGATGCGTGACCTCGTTGCCGGATTGCGGTGGGTCCGGGATCACATCGCCTCCTTCGGGGGTGACCCCGAGAGGGTGACCGTAGCCGGGCAGTCAGCGGGCGGCGGCGCCGTCTTGACGTTGATGGCCTGTCCCGAGGCATCGGGACTGTTCTCAGCGGGCATCGCCCTGTCGCCCGCCGTGGGGGATGTGCCGCTCGTCCGGTCGCGGGAGGCCACGAATACTGTCGCGACAGCGCTCGGGATCCCTCCCACGCGCCATGACTTCTCACAGATCGATGAGAGTGTCGTAGAGCGCGTTCGCATCGACGTCGAGGACATCGACTGGTCGGACTCCATGGCTCTTGCCCGGAGCTTCCTCGACCCCGGGATGGCCTTCGCGCCGGTGATCGATGGCGACCTGCTGCCGCACGGTGCTCTCTGGCCGGCAGGCATTGCGAATGGTGCCGAGAAGCCTCTCCTGCTGGGGGCCACTGACGGCGAGTTCTCCGACATCTTCAGCAAGAGCGAGGACCTCGACGGGCGGAACCCCGCGCACATGCTCCGCGAACTCGGAATCAGCGACCACGCTGCCACCCGTATCCTTCGCGATCATGCGTCGGACAGCCCGGCGCGTGTGCTGGGCCGCGCCGTCACGGACCTCGTCTTCCGCGGGCCGGTCGCTCACATCGCTCGTGAGCGCGCACGTCGAGGTGCTCAGACCTGGCTCTACGACTTCGCGCGGCCCCCGATGGGGCATGACATCACTCCGCACTGCGCAGATGTGCCCGCTTTCTTCGCCGTCGGCGACACCCACCTCGGAAGCGCCGCGGACGGAACGGACTTCTTCGACGACGCCGTCACCTTCATCAAGACTCGCCGAGCTCCGTGGAGCCCGTTCACTCTCGCGGACTCCGTCACGAAGGTCTACGGCAGGCCATCGACGGTCGTCGTGGGTCACCCGTGGCCGCAGGGACCTGCGGCGACAAGGGGCGATGCTCTCGACGCGCACCTACGTTGCCTTCTTGAGCGTCTGACGCTGGAACGGAAGGTCGAGTTGCTGACCGGATCGACATTCTGGAGCACCGCCGCGATCGAGGAGGTCGGACTGCGCTCCATGGTGTTGTCCGACGGCCCATCGGGTGTCCGCGGTGAGTGGTGGGATGAGCGCGACCCATCGGTGAGTTTCCCGTCTGCCACGGCCCTGTCTGCGTCGTGGAACACCGACCTTGCTCGCCGGTATGGCGAACACGCGGCGAAGGAGGCGCGACGCAAGGGAGTGGACGTCGTGCTGGGGCCTACGATCAATCTCCACCGATCCCCTCTCGGCGGCCGGAGTTTCGAATCATTCAGCGAAGATCCTCTGCTGACCAGCGACCTGGCTGCCGCCTACGTCGATGGCGTTCAGTCGCGGGGGGTCGGTGCGACACCGAAGCATTTCGTCGCGAACGACTTCGAGACCGATCGATTGACAGCCTCTGTCACGGTGAGTGACAGAGCACTCCGAGAGCTGTATCTTCGAGCATTCGAGGGGCCTGTGCGCGACAGCAAGGCCTGGCTCGTCATGAGCGCGTACAACGCGATCAACGGAGTGACAGCGACCGAAAGTCCGCTTCTCCAGGAGATTCTGTCCGACGAGTGGGGCTTCGACGGGGTTGTCGTGAGCGATTGGGGTGCAGTGCGATCGGTGGCGGCCGCGCGGGGCCGGCAAGACCTTGTCATGCCGGGGCCGGAGGGCCCCTGGGGTGCTGCTCTCATCGCCGCGGTAGGTGCAGGTGACATCCCTGTGCGTGATATCGACCAGAAGGTGTTGCGCATTCTCCTGCTGGCCGTGCGGGTCGGTGCGCTTGACTCGGTCTCTCCCATGGCCGCAGATCACGTTGCCGAGGATTCGATCTCATTCGTTCGTGAGGCTGCAGCGTCCGGGATGGTCCTCGTGCACAACACGGTGCGAGACACGACGCCGACCCTTCCCCTGAGCCGTCGGCACGGATCGCGTATCGCGGTCTGCGGGCAGGCCGCCCGCTATCCACGAATTCAGGGAGGTGGGAGCGCCACTGTTCTGCCCGAAGAAGTGATATCGCCGTTGGAGGGCATATCTCGCGCCGCTCACGGGGCATCCGTCACGTATGCACCAGGGGTCGCCATTGCGGATGACCTGCTCGACTTTCCCTTGGAGCGCATCAACGTCCCCGGAACGACCCAGAACGGCGTACTCGTGCAGCTCATGGCGGACGGTCGCGAGATACATCGCGAAATACGCGGCGCGAACATGCTCGTGGACCTAGATCCCGAGGCGCCTCTGAGCGACGCGGACATGGTCGTCGTGACGACCGAATTCACGCCTGGCGACACGGGGTGGATGCCGATCGGCTTCGCGGCAGCGGGCCGGACCGTGCTCTCCGTGAACGGGCGTACCGTGTTGGACGCGACCCTCGAGGTCGACGGGATCGAGTTGGGTGCTTCGTTCCTCAGTCCGCCCATCGCATCCTGGCTGAATGAGATCCCCGGAAAAGTCCTGCTCCGGTACGAGCATCACCTGAGCACACGCCCGAGTGACCTCTTCTTCAGTTTTGCCTACGGTCTGGACGCGAGCAGCGACGGCGATCGGCTGATCGTGGATGCTGTCGCCGCAGCCCGCGATGCCGATGTCGCGGTGGTCGTGGTGGGAACCAACAGCCGGGTCGAAGCCGAGGGCTCGGACCGGACCGACTTGTCGCTTCCGGGTCGTCAGGACGAACTCGTCCGCTCCGTCGCCGCGACCGGTACGCCCACTGTCGTCGTGGTGAACTCGGGAGCTCCTGTTCTTCTGCCCTGGCGCAGAGAAGTCGACGCGATCGTGCTCTCGTGGTTCGGCGGGCAGGAGTATGGTCATGCTCTCGCCGACGTGCTCTTCGGCGACCGCGAACCGACCGGGCGCCTGCCCATGACGTGGCCCGACGGCATGGGCGACGTTCCTGTCCTGGACGTGAAGCCCCGCGACGGCGTGCTTCGCTACGACGAAGGCGTATACATCGGGTATCGCGCGTGGCTGCGAAACGCGGTGCGGCCCGCCTACCCCTTTGGATTCGGTTTGGGGTACACCACCTTCGAGATGAGTGCGGAACTCTGTGAGGGGGGCGACGCGGGGACGATTCTCCTCGATGTGTTCGTGCAGAACACCGGCGACCGCGACGGACGGCACGTCATTCAGGTCTACGTTGCGGGCGGACCGGAAGAGCTCGATCTTCCCGCCCGGAGGCTCGTCGCGTTCCAGGGGGTGGTGCTGGCTGCGGGGGAGAGGCGACACGTTCCCGTGGAGGTGGATCGGCGCTCGTTCGCATACTGGGATTCGGAGAAGAACGGTTGGGTCGATCCGGATGGTCCGCTTCGCCTCATCGTTGCCCGCTCCGCCGAGGATGAAGGCGTGGAGATCCCACTGCCCGATTGA
- a CDS encoding alpha-L-rhamnosidase-related protein — MDVSTLLRAGENTIAVRVTYYGTPNAVWMPARSSGGLGTSAAMIAELSGPDGEPVVVTDQTWLVARSHATTRLPRTDVEGIPAEIHDGRLLDADWMNLPRDVSWSRAALLPVGHLSGGGRARPPAEPYGALPSVERTYAPSSEAVAISVNHYRARLGREAQSDGDHPSERVRSARAAQETEPSDSTLIVYDFGRIVFGVVELILQSPAGVAVDIDLREDARLTPAAVSHGVRYLTSGANDRFATSEPHGFRVATVLVHGRGSSDAGIPTLTVREERPNRPGGAAFFSDDDELNAIWDAGVRTVAISTTDAYIDCPTREQRAWVGDGVVHLEVDLYTNADRTMAKRYVQLAASPRPDGLLPMSVAGDVEDAGSATIPAWSLHWIHGVHLYAQHEGIDDVVREALPVIERVLRWFLPYRDRRGTLQDVPGWNLVDWSSVYTDGRSSILTGLWGRALREYATLCEAVGNAASARWARGLYDAASVGFEDFWDARRGIYLDRVDDGDRRSRAASQLASAAAIVSGFAPRSRWMPVCEAISDERALLTRTWLGDPDHGFDGAALESWLSRHPDPDWNVDQQIIRAEPFGASVVHDALGYAGASPQLVSAIRGWSSFLTDGYDTFGEGWGWGTHSHGWSGSPTRDLFAHIIGARPIGYSAERWRLRPRLGLIHTAEAQIVTGRGTLTVKVTPPEIFIDSPVTLEVHGVGERRILEPGEYRLARQN, encoded by the coding sequence ATGGATGTCTCGACTCTCCTCCGCGCGGGGGAGAACACGATCGCGGTGCGCGTTACGTACTACGGAACGCCCAATGCGGTGTGGATGCCGGCCCGCAGTTCGGGAGGGCTCGGCACATCGGCCGCGATGATCGCGGAACTCTCCGGGCCGGACGGTGAGCCGGTCGTCGTCACCGACCAGACCTGGCTTGTGGCACGAAGCCATGCGACAACCCGCCTTCCTCGCACCGACGTCGAGGGGATTCCCGCCGAGATCCACGACGGGCGTCTTCTGGACGCCGACTGGATGAACCTTCCGCGCGACGTCTCCTGGAGCAGAGCCGCGCTGCTTCCCGTGGGCCACCTGTCGGGTGGTGGTCGAGCGCGCCCACCCGCGGAGCCATACGGGGCCCTGCCGTCCGTGGAACGGACGTACGCCCCGTCCTCGGAAGCGGTCGCGATCAGTGTGAATCACTACCGCGCACGTCTCGGTCGAGAGGCGCAGAGCGATGGCGATCACCCCAGTGAGCGGGTTCGTTCCGCTCGGGCCGCCCAGGAGACTGAACCGTCCGACAGCACGTTGATCGTCTACGACTTCGGGCGAATCGTCTTCGGCGTCGTGGAACTCATCCTGCAATCACCGGCGGGCGTGGCCGTCGACATCGATCTTCGTGAGGATGCTCGCCTCACACCAGCGGCGGTTTCACACGGCGTTCGATACCTGACCTCGGGAGCCAACGACCGATTCGCGACCTCAGAACCCCATGGCTTCCGAGTTGCGACGGTGCTCGTTCACGGACGCGGGTCATCCGACGCAGGAATACCCACGCTCACGGTCAGAGAGGAGCGGCCGAACCGTCCCGGCGGCGCCGCGTTCTTCAGCGATGACGATGAACTCAACGCCATCTGGGACGCGGGTGTTCGTACCGTCGCGATCTCGACCACAGACGCCTACATCGACTGCCCCACCCGCGAACAGCGCGCATGGGTGGGAGACGGCGTCGTCCACTTGGAAGTCGATCTCTACACGAACGCCGATCGAACGATGGCGAAGCGCTACGTGCAGCTCGCTGCATCGCCGCGACCAGATGGCCTCCTGCCGATGAGCGTGGCGGGTGATGTCGAGGACGCCGGCTCAGCCACGATCCCCGCGTGGTCGCTGCACTGGATCCACGGCGTGCACCTCTACGCACAACACGAAGGTATCGACGATGTCGTGCGGGAAGCGTTGCCCGTCATCGAGCGTGTACTCCGATGGTTCCTGCCCTATCGGGATCGACGAGGGACGCTGCAAGATGTTCCCGGTTGGAATCTGGTGGACTGGTCGAGCGTTTACACGGACGGAAGAAGCAGCATCCTGACGGGCCTGTGGGGACGTGCGCTGCGAGAATACGCGACGCTCTGCGAAGCGGTAGGCAACGCCGCGTCGGCACGGTGGGCACGAGGGCTCTACGACGCTGCCAGCGTGGGCTTCGAGGACTTCTGGGATGCACGTCGCGGCATCTACCTCGATCGGGTCGACGACGGTGATCGACGCTCCCGAGCCGCTTCGCAACTCGCCTCCGCGGCGGCCATCGTCTCCGGCTTCGCACCGAGATCACGCTGGATGCCTGTCTGCGAAGCGATCTCCGACGAACGGGCACTCCTGACCAGAACATGGCTCGGCGATCCCGACCATGGCTTCGACGGTGCGGCCCTGGAATCGTGGCTGAGCCGACACCCCGACCCCGACTGGAATGTCGACCAGCAGATCATCCGTGCCGAGCCTTTCGGGGCGAGTGTCGTTCACGACGCGCTCGGCTACGCGGGAGCATCCCCGCAGCTGGTGTCCGCGATCCGAGGGTGGAGCAGCTTCCTGACAGACGGGTATGACACCTTCGGGGAAGGCTGGGGATGGGGAACCCACAGTCACGGCTGGAGCGGCTCCCCCACGCGCGACCTTTTCGCGCACATCATCGGTGCACGCCCCATCGGCTACTCCGCCGAGCGGTGGCGCTTGCGCCCTCGCCTCGGGCTCATCCACACAGCAGAGGCTCAGATCGTGACCGGGCGCGGCACCTTGACGGTGAAGGTCACGCCCCCCGAGATCTTCATCGACTCACCGGTCACGCTCGAGGTGCACGGCGTGGGCGAGCGGCGGATACTCGAGCCCGGCGAGTATCGCCTCGCGCGCCAGAACTGA
- the aztD gene encoding zinc metallochaperone AztD translates to MRTSPLRRALIGVAALGAVVTLASCAAGGSTTPASTPDGSGSDGQSGPRVAVAYEGGILVLDGETLDTLADFDSEPFTRLNAAGDDRHVMVTMSEGFQVLDTAAGSSDDPALTDTIFEADTPGHVVRHAGKTVLYADGTSDTTIFDTADLASADGLPEVETVDGIEAHHGVSVVLEDGTFLTTVGNADGRNGIVAKDADGTEIASSDQCPGVHGEGTAKDEAVVFGCENGALIYHDGEITKVDAPDQPYGRMGNAYVSETSPLIVGDYKNDIDAEGYLLSAVTLIDTEAKTLEVVDLPEGVEYTFRDIVRGPDDLAYILSSDGAIHVLDPASGEITDSFPVVEAWEGPAEWQDAHPAIVVAGDIAYVTEPAANSVHAVDLTTGEVLASTELDVTPNEIAPAAG, encoded by the coding sequence ATGCGAACCTCCCCCCTTCGTCGAGCGCTGATCGGCGTCGCGGCGCTCGGTGCCGTCGTCACGCTGGCGTCGTGCGCCGCCGGCGGCTCGACCACGCCGGCATCCACCCCCGACGGCAGCGGATCCGACGGACAGTCGGGTCCCCGCGTCGCGGTCGCCTACGAGGGCGGCATCCTCGTGCTCGACGGCGAGACTCTCGACACCCTCGCGGACTTCGATTCCGAGCCGTTCACGCGTCTCAACGCCGCCGGCGACGACCGGCACGTCATGGTCACGATGAGCGAGGGCTTCCAGGTGCTCGACACCGCAGCGGGATCCTCCGACGACCCCGCACTGACCGACACGATCTTCGAGGCCGACACCCCCGGCCACGTGGTGCGGCACGCCGGCAAGACCGTGCTCTACGCCGACGGCACGAGCGACACGACGATCTTCGACACCGCCGATCTGGCGAGCGCCGACGGACTGCCCGAGGTCGAGACCGTCGACGGCATCGAGGCGCACCACGGCGTGTCGGTCGTGCTCGAAGACGGCACCTTCCTGACCACCGTGGGCAACGCCGACGGTCGCAACGGCATCGTGGCGAAGGATGCCGACGGCACCGAGATCGCCTCGTCGGACCAGTGCCCGGGAGTGCACGGCGAAGGCACCGCGAAGGACGAGGCCGTCGTCTTCGGCTGCGAGAACGGCGCGCTGATCTACCACGACGGCGAGATCACCAAGGTCGACGCCCCCGACCAGCCGTACGGACGCATGGGCAATGCGTACGTCAGCGAGACCAGCCCCCTCATCGTCGGCGACTACAAGAACGACATCGACGCCGAGGGCTACCTGCTCAGCGCGGTGACACTGATCGACACCGAGGCCAAGACGCTCGAGGTCGTCGACCTGCCCGAGGGCGTCGAGTACACCTTCCGTGACATCGTCCGCGGACCGGACGACCTCGCCTACATCCTCAGCAGCGACGGGGCGATCCACGTGCTCGACCCGGCGTCGGGCGAGATCACCGACAGCTTCCCCGTCGTCGAGGCCTGGGAGGGTCCCGCCGAGTGGCAGGACGCCCACCCGGCCATCGTCGTCGCGGGAGACATCGCGTACGTCACCGAGCCCGCGGCGAACAGCGTGCACGCCGTCGACCTGACCACGGGCGAGGTGCTCGCCAGCACCGAGCTCGACGTGACACCGAACGAGATCGCCCCGGCAGCAGGCTGA
- the aztC gene encoding zinc ABC transporter substrate-binding protein AztC, which produces MRTARLFTTAALSALAALVATGLAACSATDDTRPTIVVSTNILGDVVGELVGDQAQVVTLMKPDADPHSFEISAQEAATLRGADLLVSNGLGLEEGLQQHLDAADGVPAFVAGDAIEVLDYREGDAAGMPDSHFWTDPARMIDVVDALEPVLAELEGIDGEALDATVDDYRSQLRALDAEMTEAFATIPHERRALVTNHHVFGYLAERFDFEIVGAVIPGGTTLAAPSASDLADLVAAIDETGVPAIFAESSSPDRLVQALASEADVQVEVIELFTESLTGPEGGAPDYLTMMRINTERITTGLTP; this is translated from the coding sequence ATGCGCACCGCACGCCTCTTCACGACCGCCGCGCTCAGCGCCCTCGCCGCCCTCGTCGCGACCGGACTCGCCGCCTGCTCGGCGACAGACGACACGCGTCCGACCATCGTGGTCTCGACGAACATCCTCGGCGACGTCGTCGGAGAACTGGTCGGCGACCAGGCGCAGGTCGTGACGCTCATGAAGCCCGATGCCGACCCGCACTCGTTCGAGATCTCGGCACAGGAGGCCGCGACCCTGCGGGGCGCCGACCTGCTGGTGTCGAACGGGCTCGGGCTGGAAGAGGGACTGCAGCAGCACCTCGACGCGGCCGACGGGGTGCCCGCGTTCGTGGCCGGCGACGCGATCGAGGTGCTCGACTACCGCGAGGGCGATGCCGCAGGGATGCCGGATTCGCACTTCTGGACCGACCCCGCGCGCATGATCGACGTCGTCGATGCCCTCGAGCCCGTACTCGCAGAGCTCGAGGGCATCGATGGCGAGGCCCTCGATGCGACGGTCGACGACTATCGCTCGCAGCTCAGGGCGCTGGATGCGGAGATGACCGAGGCGTTCGCGACGATCCCCCACGAGCGGCGCGCGCTGGTCACCAACCACCATGTGTTCGGCTACCTCGCCGAGCGCTTCGACTTCGAGATCGTCGGCGCGGTGATCCCTGGTGGCACGACGCTCGCCGCCCCCTCGGCATCCGATCTCGCCGACCTCGTCGCCGCGATCGACGAGACCGGCGTGCCCGCGATCTTCGCGGAGTCGTCGTCTCCCGACCGGCTGGTGCAGGCGCTCGCGAGCGAGGCCGACGTGCAGGTCGAGGTCATCGAGCTCTTCACCGAATCCCTCACCGGCCCCGAAGGGGGCGCCCCCGACTACCTGACCATGATGCGCATCAACACCGAGCGCATCACCACCGGTCTCACCCCCTGA
- the aztB gene encoding zinc ABC transporter permease AztB, producing the protein MTSHPTGVLAPFALDFLQRGMLGGALVAILCAVVGTWVVIRGMAFLGEALAHGMLPGVALATVLSLPVLVGGALSAIAMSLGIGALQRRARLSYDTSIGLLFVSMLALGVIVISHSGSFATDATAILFGDILAISGTDLVLLAAAATVGLIAAAALHRSFVALSLDARIAAVLGLRPQIAQAALVGLVTLAVVASYQAVGSMLVVGLLLAPAVAAGHWTTRIPTRMALAAIFGVAAVFLGLLASWYAATAAGASVAASAILLACLSWAVQRVVDSLSSRARRT; encoded by the coding sequence GTGACCTCCCATCCGACCGGTGTACTCGCCCCCTTCGCTCTCGACTTCCTGCAGCGCGGGATGCTCGGCGGTGCCCTGGTCGCGATCCTCTGCGCCGTCGTCGGCACCTGGGTGGTCATCCGCGGAATGGCGTTCCTCGGCGAGGCGCTCGCACACGGCATGCTCCCCGGCGTCGCTCTCGCCACGGTGCTCTCGCTGCCCGTGCTCGTCGGCGGCGCGCTGAGCGCCATCGCGATGAGCCTCGGCATCGGCGCCCTCCAGCGGCGAGCGCGCCTGTCGTACGACACGAGCATCGGCCTGCTGTTCGTCTCGATGCTGGCCCTGGGCGTCATCGTCATCTCGCACTCCGGCAGCTTCGCCACCGATGCGACCGCGATCCTCTTCGGAGACATCCTCGCGATCAGCGGAACGGATCTCGTGCTGCTCGCCGCCGCAGCGACCGTCGGACTGATCGCCGCCGCCGCGCTCCACCGTTCGTTCGTGGCCCTGTCGCTCGATGCGCGGATCGCCGCGGTGCTGGGGCTGCGCCCGCAGATCGCTCAGGCCGCGCTCGTCGGACTCGTGACCCTGGCCGTCGTCGCGTCGTACCAGGCCGTCGGCTCGATGCTCGTCGTCGGCCTGCTGCTCGCCCCGGCCGTCGCCGCCGGACACTGGACGACCCGCATCCCGACCCGCATGGCGCTGGCGGCGATCTTCGGCGTCGCGGCCGTCTTCCTCGGCCTGCTCGCATCCTGGTATGCCGCGACGGCGGCCGGCGCCTCCGTCGCGGCATCCGCCATCCTGCTCGCCTGCCTCTCCTGGGCGGTGCAGAGAGTCGTCGACTCCCTCTCCTCACGCGCGCGACGCACCTGA
- the aztA gene encoding zinc ABC transporter ATP-binding protein AztA encodes MPDTPLSRRAAADLVDVHVSFGDRAALAGVDVHIPSGAVTVITGPNGAGKSTLLEVLGGARAMTSGSRAVPGTVAFVPQRAAIPAGLPVSVRDVVSVGAWGRLGLWRRMDAAARELVERSMDRLDMCSLARAPFAALSGGQQQRALLAQGLARDADLLLLDEPTTGLDASSALRIRAVLREESARGVAVVCVSHDPAVIGDAEHTIRLVDGRRAAQGR; translated from the coding sequence ATGCCCGACACCCCCCTCTCTCGCCGCGCTGCCGCCGATCTCGTCGACGTGCACGTGTCGTTCGGCGACCGCGCGGCTCTCGCGGGCGTCGACGTGCACATCCCCTCAGGTGCGGTCACCGTGATCACGGGGCCCAACGGCGCGGGAAAGTCGACTCTCCTCGAGGTGCTCGGAGGCGCGCGGGCGATGACCTCGGGCAGTCGGGCCGTGCCTGGCACCGTGGCGTTCGTTCCGCAGCGGGCCGCGATCCCCGCCGGTCTCCCCGTATCGGTGAGGGATGTCGTCAGTGTGGGCGCGTGGGGCCGGCTCGGACTGTGGCGGCGCATGGACGCCGCAGCACGCGAGCTCGTCGAGAGGTCGATGGACCGCCTCGACATGTGCTCCCTCGCCCGCGCGCCGTTCGCCGCGCTCTCCGGCGGACAGCAGCAGCGGGCGCTGCTCGCCCAGGGGCTGGCGCGGGATGCCGACCTCCTGCTGCTCGACGAGCCGACGACGGGCCTCGACGCGTCGAGCGCTCTGCGCATCCGCGCCGTGCTCCGCGAGGAGTCAGCACGCGGCGTCGCCGTGGTGTGCGTGTCGCATGACCCCGCGGTGATCGGAGACGCCGAGCACACCATCCGGCTGGTCGACGGTCGCAGGGCCGCTCAGGGCAGGTGA
- a CDS encoding TetR/AcrR family transcriptional regulator, producing the protein MGSRSDQKAATRESILLAAAQQFAEHGYSATSISGIAARMGKPKSALSYSQFRSKLDIANAIVERQLEVWKLLIERVEHAEPGLPRLLTLLISAAADARTSPFGPAAIRLVLESHEHHLFELPYTGQSWFEYAYAQVGEAVALGQLPPATDPSEVGYLILSASFGVYEASKNGFRLVDPDRALRMLWIGLLREAGVADPAAIVDELHAVALDVEY; encoded by the coding sequence GTGGGTTCCCGATCTGATCAGAAGGCGGCGACGAGGGAGAGCATCCTTCTCGCCGCTGCTCAGCAGTTCGCCGAGCATGGGTACTCGGCGACATCGATCTCGGGCATCGCCGCCCGGATGGGCAAGCCGAAGTCCGCTCTGAGCTACAGCCAGTTCCGTTCCAAGCTGGACATCGCCAACGCGATCGTCGAGCGTCAGCTCGAGGTGTGGAAGCTTCTCATCGAGCGCGTCGAGCATGCGGAGCCGGGCCTGCCGCGTCTTCTCACCCTCCTCATCAGCGCCGCGGCCGACGCGCGGACGAGCCCGTTCGGCCCCGCGGCCATCCGCCTCGTCCTCGAAAGTCACGAGCATCACCTCTTCGAGCTGCCCTACACCGGACAGAGCTGGTTCGAGTACGCGTACGCGCAGGTCGGTGAAGCCGTCGCTCTCGGGCAGCTTCCTCCCGCGACGGATCCGAGCGAGGTCGGCTACCTGATCCTGAGCGCGAGCTTCGGGGTCTACGAAGCGAGCAAGAACGGATTCCGCCTCGTCGATCCGGACCGCGCCCTCCGGATGCTCTGGATCGGATTGCTCAGAGAGGCCGGCGTCGCCGACCCGGCTGCCATCGTCGACGAGCTGCACGCGGTCGCGCTCGACGTCGAGTACTGA